The following proteins are encoded in a genomic region of Desulfosporosinus youngiae DSM 17734:
- the nspC gene encoding carboxynorspermidine decarboxylase, with amino-acid sequence MDIDIRALPTPCYLVDERLILRNLEILHSVQQRTGCRILLALKGFSMYSVFPLVGSYLKGVTSSSLFEARLGHEEMGKEVHIYAPAYIDEEFEEILAHCDHITFNSFDQWNRFKDKVKNTKIKKISCGIRINPEYSEIETPIYDPCYQFSRLGVTLNNFRPEELEGIEGLHFHTMCEQNSDTLERTIQVVDQKFGKFIGSMKWLNLGGGHHITRPDYDIETLVRCINFFQDKYGVDIYLEPGEAVALNTGYLVAKVLDIVDNDMKIAILDTSAACHMPDVLEMPYRPNIIDAGQPGEYPFTYRLGGLTCLAGDIIGDYSFRQPLKPGDRLVFCDMAHYTMVKNNTFNGVNLPSIARFNEEEGIKLIKQFGYEDFKTRLS; translated from the coding sequence TTGGACATTGATATCAGAGCCCTGCCGACACCCTGTTATCTGGTCGATGAACGACTTATTTTAAGGAATCTTGAAATCCTGCATTCCGTACAACAACGTACGGGATGCAGAATTCTTCTTGCCTTAAAAGGGTTTTCAATGTATTCGGTATTTCCCCTGGTAGGCAGCTATCTTAAAGGTGTAACCTCCAGCTCGTTGTTCGAAGCCAGGCTGGGTCATGAAGAAATGGGAAAAGAAGTTCATATCTATGCCCCAGCTTACATTGATGAGGAATTTGAGGAGATCCTTGCTCATTGTGACCATATCACCTTTAATTCCTTTGACCAATGGAATCGGTTTAAAGACAAGGTCAAAAATACTAAGATCAAAAAGATTAGCTGCGGCATACGTATTAATCCGGAATATTCGGAAATAGAGACGCCGATTTATGATCCCTGTTACCAGTTTTCAAGACTGGGTGTGACCTTGAACAATTTTCGGCCTGAAGAGCTGGAAGGGATTGAGGGACTTCATTTTCATACCATGTGTGAGCAGAACTCTGATACCCTTGAACGAACAATTCAAGTTGTTGATCAAAAGTTTGGGAAATTCATTGGTTCTATGAAATGGCTCAATCTTGGCGGAGGGCATCATATTACCAGACCTGATTATGATATTGAAACCTTGGTGCGCTGTATAAACTTCTTTCAGGATAAATATGGAGTAGATATTTACCTGGAACCTGGTGAGGCAGTGGCCTTAAACACCGGGTATCTTGTGGCCAAAGTTCTTGATATCGTCGATAATGATATGAAAATTGCCATCCTGGATACTTCGGCGGCTTGCCACATGCCGGACGTCCTTGAAATGCCCTACAGACCCAACATCATCGATGCCGGACAGCCGGGTGAATATCCTTTTACCTACAGACTAGGCGGACTTACTTGTCTTGCCGGGGATATTATTGGGGACTACTCTTTCAGACAGCCCTTAAAACCGGGGGACAGGCTTGTTTTTTGTGATATGGCCCACTATACTATGGTAAAAAATAATACGTTCAATGGTGTCAATCTCCCTTCGATTGCACGTTTTAATGAAGAGGAAGGGATTAAGCTCATCAAACAGTTCGGTTATGAGGATTTTAAAACCCGTCTTTCTTAA
- a CDS encoding MBL fold metallo-hydrolase, translating to MSKLKVTILIENTVGVPLNLLAEWGLSMLLDFGDERILFDAGEQGNLVSNAQVLGYDLRSIDRVILSHGHYDHTGGLFKFLQYRGRVPVYAHPDLFKGHYGRGVKGQADRYLGVPHCQKQLESVGAEFHWHSEPLELSPGFWLSGEIPRETSFEQLDDGLVEHQEGMIVQDSIRDDLSLFYVTDQGLIILLGCAHSGLVNIVEHAKRVTGQQKVRAIIGGTHLGPAAPHQVHQTIDYLRELDLECLAPNHCTGMGMLTQLASEFPKAFTWAMTGSRLEFI from the coding sequence ATGAGTAAATTAAAAGTAACGATCTTAATAGAAAACACCGTAGGAGTTCCCTTAAATCTCTTAGCCGAGTGGGGATTGTCAATGCTCTTGGATTTTGGCGATGAGCGGATTTTATTTGATGCAGGGGAGCAAGGTAATTTAGTAAGTAATGCGCAAGTATTGGGGTATGATCTGCGCTCAATTGATCGCGTCATCTTGAGTCACGGCCATTATGATCACACCGGGGGGCTTTTTAAGTTCCTTCAGTATCGGGGGAGGGTTCCGGTCTATGCACATCCGGATTTATTTAAAGGGCATTATGGGCGGGGAGTAAAAGGACAAGCAGACAGATATCTCGGTGTGCCCCACTGTCAGAAGCAGTTGGAGAGTGTCGGCGCTGAGTTTCATTGGCACAGTGAACCTTTGGAATTAAGTCCCGGATTTTGGCTAAGTGGTGAAATCCCGCGGGAAACATCCTTTGAACAACTTGACGATGGATTGGTTGAGCATCAAGAAGGGATGATTGTTCAGGATAGTATACGGGATGATTTAAGCCTTTTCTATGTGACAGATCAAGGGTTGATTATTCTACTCGGGTGCGCACATTCGGGACTGGTAAACATCGTGGAACATGCTAAAAGGGTGACCGGTCAGCAAAAAGTAAGAGCAATTATCGGCGGAACTCATCTTGGCCCAGCTGCACCCCATCAAGTGCATCAAACCATAGACTACCTGAGAGAACTTGATTTAGAATGTCTGGCACCGAATCACTGTACAGGAATGGGTATGCTGACTCAGTTAGCTTCGGAATTCCCCAAAGCTTTCACTTGGGCGATGACCGGCAGCAGGTTAGAGTTTATTTAA
- the gap gene encoding type I glyceraldehyde-3-phosphate dehydrogenase — protein sequence MIRVAITGFGRIGRLTLRAALSQSLPFEVVAINDMGNPDQLAHLLKYDSVHGTLPNKVEVDGRALVIDGKRIEIVADRNPLNLPWRELGVDIVLECTGKFRKRDEAAQHITAGAKKVVITAPAKEEDITIVMGVNDEQYDPLKHHVISNASCTTNCLAPVAKVLVDSFGIEQGMMTTIHSVTNDQRTVDVKHKDWRRSRAAYQSMIPTTTGAAKAVTLVIPELEGKMTGLAVRVPTPNVSLVDFVANLTRPATKEEVNNAFREAADGRMKGYLEYTEMPLVSLDYNGNPASSILDGLSTMMIGDRMVKVLVWYDNEWGYSCRVLDLVKLIATKGL from the coding sequence ATGATCCGCGTAGCAATTACTGGTTTCGGTAGAATCGGTCGTCTTACACTGCGTGCCGCCCTAAGTCAATCCCTGCCTTTCGAAGTGGTGGCCATTAATGATATGGGAAATCCCGATCAGCTAGCCCATTTGCTTAAGTACGATTCGGTCCACGGAACCCTTCCTAATAAAGTAGAAGTTGATGGCCGGGCATTGGTTATCGATGGAAAACGTATTGAAATTGTGGCTGACAGAAACCCGCTAAATTTACCTTGGAGAGAACTCGGAGTAGACATAGTGCTGGAGTGCACCGGTAAATTCAGGAAACGTGATGAAGCAGCCCAGCACATTACCGCAGGAGCTAAAAAGGTTGTTATCACGGCTCCAGCCAAAGAAGAAGATATCACGATTGTGATGGGGGTAAATGACGAGCAATATGATCCCCTCAAGCATCATGTGATTTCCAACGCTTCCTGCACGACTAACTGCCTGGCACCCGTTGCCAAAGTTTTAGTAGATTCCTTTGGGATTGAACAAGGGATGATGACAACCATCCATTCAGTCACCAATGACCAGCGTACTGTGGACGTAAAACATAAAGACTGGCGCAGGTCCAGAGCCGCCTATCAATCAATGATTCCGACAACGACGGGTGCGGCTAAAGCGGTTACCCTTGTTATACCGGAATTAGAAGGAAAAATGACCGGGCTGGCTGTCCGGGTTCCTACTCCAAATGTCTCCTTAGTTGATTTTGTCGCTAATTTAACAAGACCTGCCACCAAAGAAGAAGTGAATAACGCTTTTCGCGAGGCGGCAGATGGCCGCATGAAAGGCTATCTCGAATATACGGAAATGCCTCTTGTTTCCCTGGATTATAATGGCAATCCTGCTAGTTCTATTCTGGATGGGCTGTCTACCATGATGATAGGAGATCGTATGGTAAAAGTATTAGTCTGGTATGATAACGAATGGGGTTACTCCTGCCGGGTTTTAGATTTAGTAAAGCTGATTGCAACGAAAGGGCTGTAG
- a CDS encoding N-acyl-D-amino-acid deacylase family protein, with the protein MFDTLITGGLIVDGTGNTPRQSDVGIKDGIIAEIGKDLSTEAHIVIDAAKKLVTPGFIDVHSHCDLVPFMSGPVRESRIKQGVTTEIIGQCGLGSAPHLERMEDWRSYLTPILGPGPLTWNWPDFSRFLNELNQAEKPNNLGVLIGHGAVRAQVLGLNNVLPSAKEITAMSRIVEEAMSNGALGISYGLAYLPGMFAPQQELVALSKVVADYQGLMMIHIRSHSRQVREGMAEALAVAKESGVKLQISHMRSYANRDFGITAEELLEMVEQARNEGVDVTFDEHPYQAGSTLLSQILPPWAKEGGSTEIIARLKDPQLRAKLKEDLSDPGPNYPGWDNFVGMVGWSNIMISSVMKPQNKWAEGQTATQISSKTGSEQADLSDIIDSMAELLISEDCRCSMVIQNLFAEEDIITLLKHPLCQIGSDGIPTGKPHPRLYGTYPKFLGEYVRAKNALTWSEGIKRITGDPAQRLNLAKRGYLKNGYLADLVIFDPEKIAAPEDYNNPAQAPLGIDYTLVNGQIAVAGGKVLQTNAGRLYAPPLYRA; encoded by the coding sequence ATGTTTGATACACTAATCACTGGCGGCTTAATTGTGGATGGAACCGGGAACACACCTCGTCAGAGTGACGTTGGAATTAAAGATGGCATAATTGCGGAAATAGGAAAAGATCTGTCTACAGAAGCCCATATTGTCATAGATGCGGCCAAAAAACTGGTAACTCCTGGGTTTATCGATGTCCACAGTCATTGTGACTTGGTACCGTTTATGTCTGGTCCGGTCCGTGAAAGCAGGATTAAACAAGGAGTCACCACCGAAATAATCGGGCAATGCGGTTTGGGCTCAGCTCCGCACCTGGAGAGGATGGAAGATTGGCGCAGCTATCTTACCCCTATCTTAGGTCCAGGGCCGCTAACCTGGAATTGGCCGGATTTTTCGAGGTTTTTAAATGAGTTAAATCAAGCGGAGAAGCCTAACAACTTAGGTGTTTTAATTGGCCATGGAGCTGTTCGGGCTCAGGTTTTAGGCTTAAATAATGTTCTCCCTTCAGCAAAGGAAATCACTGCCATGAGTAGAATTGTTGAGGAGGCTATGTCTAACGGGGCTTTAGGAATATCCTACGGCTTGGCCTACTTACCGGGGATGTTTGCCCCGCAACAGGAACTCGTCGCTTTAAGTAAAGTGGTCGCTGATTATCAAGGCCTTATGATGATCCATATCCGCAGCCATTCACGCCAAGTTCGTGAGGGAATGGCCGAGGCTCTGGCCGTCGCTAAAGAATCCGGGGTCAAATTACAGATTTCTCATATGCGTTCCTACGCCAATCGGGATTTTGGTATTACAGCTGAAGAATTACTGGAGATGGTTGAACAAGCTAGAAACGAGGGTGTCGATGTAACCTTTGACGAACACCCTTATCAGGCGGGCAGTACACTGCTGTCTCAAATTCTTCCCCCTTGGGCCAAAGAGGGCGGCAGTACGGAAATCATTGCCAGATTAAAAGACCCGCAGCTCCGGGCTAAACTAAAAGAGGATCTGAGTGATCCCGGACCGAATTATCCCGGTTGGGATAACTTTGTAGGTATGGTTGGCTGGTCCAATATCATGATCAGCTCGGTTATGAAGCCCCAAAACAAATGGGCGGAAGGTCAGACAGCAACTCAGATAAGCTCGAAAACCGGCTCTGAGCAGGCTGACCTTAGCGATATCATCGATTCAATGGCCGAACTGCTGATTAGTGAGGATTGTCGTTGTTCTATGGTTATACAGAATCTTTTTGCTGAAGAAGATATTATTACCTTGCTTAAGCACCCCCTATGTCAAATTGGTTCGGATGGTATTCCGACCGGCAAGCCCCATCCCCGTTTATACGGCACCTATCCTAAGTTCTTGGGGGAATATGTCCGTGCTAAGAATGCTTTGACCTGGTCAGAAGGTATTAAACGAATTACCGGAGATCCGGCCCAAAGGTTAAACTTAGCCAAGCGGGGATATCTGAAAAATGGCTATCTGGCCGATTTAGTGATATTTGATCCTGAAAAAATCGCTGCCCCGGAAGATTACAATAATCCTGCCCAGGCCCCCTTGGGAATCGATTATACTTTGGTCAACGGTCAAATCGCCGTTGCCGGCGGCAAGGTTCTCCAAACGAATGCCGGTCGGCTTTATGCTCCTCCCCTTTACCGGGCTTAA
- the rlmN gene encoding 23S rRNA (adenine(2503)-C(2))-methyltransferase RlmN yields MKKESIYGLTLEQLIEWLQEQGHKKSRALQVWDWLYRKRVTNFSEMTDVRQECRELLAGHFVTQSLTEHIKQESADGTIKYLFKLQDDNLIETVLMRHKFGLSVCVTTQVGCNIGCSFCASGLLSKQRDLSSGEIVEQIMKVQLDMDKGHKGEKVSHVVVMGIGEPFDNYANVTDALRIITDHKGLAIPGRHITVSTSGLADKIYEFADSDLKVNLAISLHAPTNQLRGQIMKINRVFPIEKLIRALEYYLNKTKRRVTLEYILIKDLNDQREHALQLCQLTANMRQLINVNLIPYNPVDEHQQYQRSDHETMLAFYDVLKKQGMKCSIRLEHGRDIDAACGQLRSKQLKA; encoded by the coding sequence ATGAAAAAAGAGTCCATTTATGGATTGACCTTAGAACAACTGATAGAATGGCTGCAGGAGCAGGGGCATAAGAAATCCCGGGCTTTGCAAGTCTGGGATTGGCTTTATAGAAAACGGGTAACAAATTTCTCGGAAATGACGGATGTCAGGCAAGAGTGCCGGGAATTATTAGCCGGTCATTTTGTCACCCAATCATTAACTGAACACATTAAGCAAGAATCGGCCGACGGAACCATTAAATACTTGTTCAAATTACAGGATGATAATCTGATTGAAACCGTCTTAATGAGACATAAATTCGGCTTATCCGTTTGTGTCACGACTCAAGTAGGCTGTAACATCGGTTGCAGCTTTTGTGCGAGTGGCTTATTAAGCAAACAACGTGACTTATCCAGCGGCGAAATCGTAGAGCAAATCATGAAAGTTCAGTTGGATATGGATAAGGGCCATAAAGGTGAAAAAGTAAGCCACGTGGTAGTCATGGGAATTGGCGAGCCTTTTGATAATTATGCTAATGTGACTGATGCTTTGCGAATTATAACAGATCACAAAGGACTGGCTATACCCGGCAGGCACATCACAGTATCAACCAGCGGCTTGGCCGACAAAATTTATGAGTTTGCCGATAGTGATTTAAAGGTAAACCTGGCGATCTCTTTACATGCACCAACTAACCAACTGCGTGGGCAGATAATGAAAATTAACCGGGTCTTTCCCATAGAAAAATTGATCCGGGCTCTTGAGTATTATCTGAATAAAACCAAGCGCAGAGTAACCTTAGAATATATTCTAATTAAGGACCTGAATGATCAGAGGGAGCATGCCCTTCAACTATGTCAATTGACAGCGAATATGCGGCAGCTCATCAATGTTAATTTAATCCCCTATAATCCCGTCGATGAGCATCAGCAATATCAAAGAAGTGATCATGAAACAATGCTGGCCTTTTATGATGTTCTGAAAAAGCAGGGCATGAAATGCAGTATTCGTCTTGAACATGGAAGGGATATCGATGCAGCTTGCGGACAATTAAGAAGTAAGCAGCTCAAAGCATAA
- the pyk gene encoding pyruvate kinase, which produces MRRTKIVCTIGPSSESKEQVQALLAAGMDVARLNFSHGTHEEHGRRIAILREEASKAGKHLGILLDTKGPEIRTGKVPEQGIPLENGSDFVLDIDLGSLGDQGRVGITYTDLWRKVKPGSRILIDDGQIELEVTDVDPEIIRTIVRNGGVLKSQKGVNIPSALIDLPAVTERDIEDIRFGISQGIDFIAASFTRKALNILDVRRVVEEMGADVHIIAKIESREGLDNLDSILEVADGLMVARGDLGVEIPVEEVPIRQKEMIRKCNLLGKPVIVATQMLDSMMRQPRPTRAEASDVANAILDGTDAIMLSGETAAGLYPIDAVRMMDRIANRTEMNCLDNQASRHPHVNVAEAISFASFTIAKDLQAAAILTPTHSGLTAQMISKYRPIALIVAATPFASTARKLALQWGVQSIVVHKSSGTDEMVSVAVNTSLSEGYIQSGDVVVITAGVPIGKVGSTNMIKVQVMGNILARGMGIGRKSYSGLARRVQTPSQEDFNTGDILIAQSTDASFVPLIARAGALVVEEAGLTSHAAIVALQFGIPTIVGAIDAFAKVSDGQSLTVDALTGLMYEGSVSIL; this is translated from the coding sequence ATGAGGAGGACTAAAATTGTCTGCACTATTGGTCCGTCAAGTGAGTCCAAGGAACAGGTTCAAGCTCTTTTAGCGGCAGGTATGGATGTTGCACGACTTAATTTTTCTCACGGAACCCATGAAGAACATGGACGCAGAATAGCAATCTTAAGAGAAGAAGCGTCCAAAGCAGGAAAACATCTGGGTATTCTTCTCGATACCAAAGGGCCGGAAATACGTACTGGAAAAGTTCCGGAACAAGGGATTCCCCTTGAAAATGGGTCGGACTTTGTCCTCGATATAGATCTTGGCAGTCTTGGTGATCAAGGGCGGGTTGGTATTACCTATACTGACTTGTGGCGTAAAGTTAAGCCGGGCAGCCGTATACTGATTGATGATGGTCAAATCGAATTGGAAGTAACGGACGTAGATCCTGAAATAATCCGGACGATAGTCAGAAACGGCGGGGTTCTTAAATCTCAAAAAGGGGTTAATATTCCCAGCGCGCTGATTGACTTACCCGCAGTTACTGAAAGAGATATAGAGGATATTCGCTTTGGTATTTCCCAGGGAATTGATTTTATCGCCGCTTCTTTTACCCGCAAGGCCCTGAATATTTTAGACGTACGCAGGGTTGTGGAAGAAATGGGAGCAGATGTTCATATTATTGCCAAGATCGAAAGCCGGGAAGGGCTGGATAATTTAGATTCTATTCTTGAAGTTGCCGATGGCCTGATGGTCGCCCGGGGTGACTTAGGGGTAGAGATTCCCGTTGAAGAAGTTCCTATTCGCCAGAAGGAAATGATTCGTAAGTGTAATTTATTAGGCAAGCCTGTCATTGTAGCGACTCAGATGCTCGACTCCATGATGCGTCAGCCCAGACCTACCAGAGCAGAGGCCAGTGATGTCGCCAATGCAATTTTAGATGGTACGGATGCGATTATGTTGTCCGGCGAAACGGCTGCGGGGCTATATCCAATTGATGCTGTCCGGATGATGGATAGAATAGCCAATCGTACTGAAATGAATTGTCTGGACAATCAAGCTTCCCGCCATCCTCATGTCAATGTTGCAGAGGCGATTAGCTTTGCAAGTTTTACCATAGCAAAGGACCTTCAAGCCGCGGCCATTCTTACCCCCACCCATTCGGGTTTAACTGCGCAGATGATCTCCAAGTACCGGCCTATTGCCTTGATTGTTGCAGCGACTCCATTTGCTTCAACCGCCAGAAAACTGGCTTTGCAATGGGGTGTGCAATCAATCGTTGTTCATAAAAGTTCAGGCACGGATGAAATGGTTTCTGTTGCCGTAAATACCTCCTTAAGTGAAGGTTATATTCAGTCCGGTGATGTTGTGGTTATCACTGCGGGGGTTCCAATCGGTAAGGTTGGCTCTACGAACATGATCAAAGTTCAAGTCATGGGCAATATTTTGGCCAGAGGTATGGGTATCGGCCGCAAATCCTATTCCGGCCTTGCCCGCAGAGTCCAAACACCAAGCCAAGAGGATTTCAACACCGGAGATATTCTAATCGCCCAGTCAACCGATGCCAGTTTCGTACCCTTAATTGCTCGGGCAGGGGCGTTAGTGGTTGAAGAAGCCGGTCTGACATCACATGCGGCTATTGTAGCCTTACAATTTGGCATCCCAACGATTGTCGGCGCTATCGACGCCTTTGCCAAGGTATCAGACGGTCAGTCTTTGACGGTCGATGCCCTGACGGGCTTGATGTATGAGGGTTCGGTCAGTATTCTCTAA
- a CDS encoding saccharopine dehydrogenase family protein, with protein sequence MGKALIIGAGGVASVAIHKCCQNPDVFEEICIASRTVEKCEAIKNQLAGSRTKIQTAQLDADNTDRVIDLIKSFKPDIVINLALPYQDLTIMDACLATGVDYLDTANYEPPDVAKFEYKWQWAYREKFAQAGITALLGSGFDPGVTGVFCAYAQKHYFDEIHSIDIVDANAGDHGYPFATNFNPEINIREITANGRYYENGSWVETEPLAMKQIYDLPEIGPKSIYLMYHEELESLAINIKGVKRIRFWMTFSDNYLNHLRVLENVGMTSIEPIEFEGQQIIPLQFLKAVLPDPASLGPRTKGKTNIGCIIQGIKDGKPQTYYVYNVCDHQECYAEVGSQAISYTTGVPAMIGAMLMLKGIWKKPGVFNVEEFDPDPFMEALNKCGLPWQESFSPTLLD encoded by the coding sequence ATGGGAAAAGCTTTGATTATCGGCGCTGGTGGAGTTGCTAGTGTTGCTATTCATAAATGCTGCCAAAATCCGGATGTATTTGAAGAGATTTGTATAGCGAGCAGAACTGTCGAAAAATGTGAGGCAATCAAAAACCAATTGGCAGGAAGCCGCACCAAAATTCAAACGGCTCAGCTTGATGCCGATAATACCGATAGGGTTATTGACTTAATTAAGAGCTTTAAGCCAGATATTGTTATCAACCTTGCCCTCCCTTATCAGGATCTGACAATCATGGATGCTTGCTTGGCAACGGGAGTGGATTACTTAGATACTGCGAATTATGAACCGCCGGATGTTGCTAAGTTCGAATATAAATGGCAGTGGGCATATCGGGAGAAATTCGCACAGGCAGGCATAACCGCCTTGTTAGGAAGCGGTTTTGACCCTGGGGTTACGGGTGTCTTCTGTGCTTATGCTCAAAAGCATTATTTTGATGAGATTCATTCTATTGACATCGTTGATGCCAATGCCGGTGATCACGGATATCCCTTTGCCACAAACTTTAATCCGGAAATTAATATTCGTGAAATCACTGCCAACGGAAGGTACTATGAAAATGGTTCATGGGTTGAAACCGAGCCTCTGGCCATGAAGCAGATATACGACCTTCCGGAGATAGGACCAAAAAGTATTTATCTGATGTACCATGAGGAATTGGAGTCCCTGGCTATTAATATCAAGGGAGTTAAGCGGATCAGATTTTGGATGACCTTCTCTGACAATTATCTGAATCATTTGCGTGTCCTTGAAAATGTTGGTATGACATCGATTGAGCCCATTGAATTTGAGGGGCAGCAGATTATTCCTTTGCAATTTCTGAAAGCTGTTCTTCCCGATCCGGCATCTCTCGGCCCGAGAACTAAAGGAAAAACAAATATCGGCTGCATTATTCAAGGGATTAAAGACGGAAAACCTCAAACCTATTATGTTTACAATGTGTGTGATCATCAGGAATGTTATGCCGAAGTAGGTTCCCAGGCAATTTCTTATACAACAGGGGTACCGGCGATGATCGGGGCCATGTTAATGCTCAAAGGTATTTGGAAAAAACCTGGTGTCTTCAATGTTGAGGAATTTGATCCTGATCCGTTCATGGAAGCTTTAAATAAATGTGGTTTACCGTGGCAGGAAAGTTTCTCGCCTACTCTCCTTGATTGA
- a CDS encoding threonine aldolase family protein codes for MYSFKDDYSEGAHPRILNALVESNLEPLDGYGEDKYTLQAIELIKQRMKRNDLDIHLLSGGTQTNLTVISSFLRPHEAAIAANTGHILGHETGAIEATGHKILSCEVSDGKLAPEHIKPVLEAHTDEHMVKPKLVYISNPTEIGSIYTKPELQQLSRFCRENNLLLYLDGARLGSALCSEENDLQLSDLGGLVDAFYIGGTKNGALLGEALVICTDSLKADFRYYIKQKGGLLAKGRVLGLQFLELFKDDLYFDLARHANAMAGLLRNEISRAGYSFLTHSASNQIFPILPNRLIARLQEKYLFYVWAKIDADHSAIRIVTSWATKEEAVSAFINDLRGTSRDEGTGS; via the coding sequence ATGTATAGTTTTAAGGATGATTACAGTGAGGGAGCACACCCCAGGATCTTAAACGCTTTAGTAGAATCAAACCTCGAACCATTGGACGGGTACGGAGAGGATAAATATACACTCCAGGCAATAGAATTAATTAAACAAAGAATGAAGCGCAATGACCTTGATATCCATCTGCTCTCCGGAGGGACACAAACAAATCTGACAGTTATTTCGTCTTTTTTAAGGCCTCATGAAGCAGCGATTGCAGCCAACACGGGTCATATACTTGGTCATGAGACAGGAGCCATCGAAGCTACGGGACACAAAATCCTCTCTTGCGAAGTAAGCGATGGCAAGCTTGCCCCAGAGCATATTAAACCTGTCCTTGAGGCACACACGGACGAACATATGGTAAAACCAAAATTGGTTTACATCTCCAATCCTACTGAAATAGGCTCGATTTATACAAAACCTGAACTCCAGCAGCTCAGCCGGTTCTGCCGGGAAAACAACCTGCTGCTCTATCTTGATGGAGCCCGGTTGGGTTCAGCTCTATGTTCGGAAGAGAATGACCTTCAGCTCTCTGATTTAGGTGGATTGGTTGATGCGTTCTATATTGGCGGAACTAAAAACGGTGCTCTGCTGGGTGAAGCGCTTGTGATCTGTACTGATTCACTTAAAGCGGATTTTCGGTATTACATTAAGCAAAAAGGAGGCCTGCTTGCTAAAGGAAGAGTTTTAGGCCTGCAATTCCTGGAGCTTTTCAAAGACGACCTCTATTTCGATCTGGCAAGACACGCTAATGCTATGGCCGGTTTGCTGAGAAATGAAATCAGCCGGGCCGGATATTCATTTTTGACGCACTCGGCCTCCAACCAGATCTTCCCGATTTTACCTAATAGGCTGATTGCAAGGCTGCAGGAAAAATACTTGTTTTATGTTTGGGCAAAAATCGATGCCGATCATTCGGCTATCCGCATTGTAACCTCCTGGGCGACAAAGGAGGAGGCTGTCTCTGCTTTTATTAATGATTTAAGAGGAACGAGCAGGGACGAGGGGACAGGTTCCTAA